One genomic region from Leptospiraceae bacterium encodes:
- a CDS encoding exodeoxyribonuclease V subunit gamma, translating to MDLLQGLNEAQKDAVLRVKGPVLILAGAGSGKTRVITHRVAHLVREEKVHPLQICALTFTNKAAAEMRDRLQGLLGSDANMVMMKTFHSLCLYILRVEAEHTDRKSGFTVYDTALQESLLKECMKELGADLKDMKPSFVANRINSAKDDFLSPEQFFHAHRYEPRRELLFDIYELYEAKKKERNAVDFGDLIYKTVHLFLDKPEVLQKYNHRWKYLMVDEYQDTNKIQYELTKLLSGEDKNLCVVGDDDQSIYSWRGADIRNILNFEKDFPDTYVVKLEENYRSTRNIITAAASVIANNSNRKDKTLYTKKEEGERISLKQYLNEAEEAFAHVKEIKKLYAKTGKYSGMAIFYRTNAQSRYFEEEIRKASIPYKIFGGFRFYDRAEIKDLVAYLSVLVNPLDSTSLLRVINTPPRGIGQKSIDSMIEISIHEGVSLFETLNSDKLELRKNTLTKVKELYQKLLSLMELLESPDVRPSEVVENTITVLGIEEFYKQEGSDESISRLENIQEFLNAIEEYEENTESPSLSEYLEDISLLTSEQEKPELNDYLTLMTVHNSKGLEFDYVFLSGMEEGTFPHQMSIEEGNIEEERRLCYVAITRARQKLYISYCETSRKYGMVDYRDPSRFLAEIPEEYLDRSFASKSGSRVAIRKPEFVPRARDSFSSKPFPTNNKANTNVSNSGGIQKGSKVRHKIYGEGVVLEVSGSGDNRKVKVAFGHAQKNFLLQYTPLELI from the coding sequence ATGGATTTATTGCAGGGTTTAAATGAAGCACAAAAAGACGCTGTATTGAGGGTGAAGGGGCCGGTTCTAATTCTTGCCGGGGCCGGCTCCGGCAAGACAAGAGTCATTACTCACCGTGTAGCTCACCTCGTTCGGGAAGAAAAGGTTCATCCTCTTCAAATTTGTGCCCTGACTTTTACTAATAAAGCAGCAGCAGAAATGCGGGATAGGTTGCAGGGCCTTTTAGGATCGGATGCCAATATGGTGATGATGAAAACCTTCCATTCCCTTTGTCTTTACATTTTGCGTGTAGAAGCCGAACATACCGATAGGAAGTCGGGTTTTACTGTTTATGATACAGCCCTGCAAGAATCCCTGTTAAAAGAGTGCATGAAAGAATTGGGAGCGGATCTAAAGGATATGAAGCCTTCTTTTGTGGCAAACCGTATCAACTCTGCCAAGGATGATTTTCTTTCGCCCGAACAATTTTTCCATGCTCATCGCTATGAACCAAGGCGAGAACTATTATTTGATATTTATGAACTCTACGAAGCTAAAAAGAAAGAACGTAATGCTGTAGATTTTGGAGATCTAATTTATAAAACGGTTCATCTATTTTTGGATAAACCGGAGGTTCTACAAAAATATAACCATCGCTGGAAGTATCTTATGGTGGATGAATATCAGGATACAAACAAAATTCAGTATGAGCTTACCAAATTGCTTTCCGGAGAAGACAAAAATCTCTGCGTGGTTGGAGATGATGATCAATCTATTTACTCCTGGCGGGGAGCTGACATTCGGAATATTTTAAATTTTGAAAAGGATTTTCCTGATACCTATGTTGTAAAATTAGAAGAGAATTATCGTTCTACTCGCAATATCATTACAGCCGCGGCTTCGGTTATCGCTAATAATTCAAACCGGAAAGATAAAACTCTTTATACAAAAAAAGAAGAAGGGGAACGAATTAGTTTAAAGCAATATTTGAATGAAGCAGAAGAAGCCTTTGCTCACGTAAAAGAAATTAAGAAGTTATATGCAAAGACAGGGAAATATTCCGGAATGGCAATATTCTATAGGACAAATGCACAGTCTCGCTACTTTGAAGAAGAGATCCGTAAAGCATCAATTCCTTATAAAATCTTTGGTGGTTTTCGTTTTTACGATAGGGCAGAAATAAAAGATCTGGTTGCTTATCTGTCGGTGCTGGTAAATCCATTGGATTCCACGTCTTTATTAAGAGTGATTAATACACCTCCGAGGGGAATCGGACAGAAAAGTATTGACTCAATGATTGAGATTAGTATTCACGAAGGTGTTTCTTTATTTGAAACATTAAATTCCGATAAACTGGAACTCAGAAAAAATACTCTTACAAAAGTGAAGGAACTGTATCAAAAACTTCTAAGTTTAATGGAATTATTAGAAAGTCCCGATGTTCGTCCTTCTGAAGTGGTTGAAAATACAATTACAGTTCTTGGAATCGAGGAGTTTTACAAACAGGAAGGGTCGGATGAGTCTATAAGTAGACTTGAGAACATTCAAGAATTCTTAAATGCTATTGAAGAATATGAGGAAAACACCGAATCACCCAGTCTTTCTGAATATTTAGAAGACATTAGTCTTTTGACCAGCGAACAGGAGAAGCCGGAATTGAATGATTACTTGACTTTAATGACGGTCCATAATTCTAAAGGTTTAGAGTTTGACTATGTGTTTTTAAGCGGTATGGAAGAAGGAACCTTTCCTCACCAGATGTCTATTGAGGAGGGAAATATTGAAGAAGAGAGAAGGCTTTGTTATGTAGCTATTACCCGTGCCCGTCAAAAATTATATATCAGCTATTGTGAAACCAGTAGGAAATATGGTATGGTGGATTATCGGGATCCTTCGCGCTTTCTGGCTGAGATTCCGGAAGAATACCTCGATAGGTCTTTTGCTTCCAAATCGGGATCAAGAGTTGCTATTAGAAAGCCCGAATTTGTACCCAGAGCCAGGGATAGTTTTTCATCAAAACCTTTTCCGACAAATAATAAAGCAAATACTAATGTATCAAATTCCGGAGGAATACAAAAAGGTTCAAAAGTTCGACATAAGATTTACGGAGAAGGGGTTGTGCTGGAGGTTTCCGGCTCAGGGGATAATCGTAAAGTAAAGGTAGCATTTGGACATGCTCAAAAGAACTTTCTTTTACAATATACTCCCCTGGAGTTAATATAG
- a CDS encoding acyl-CoA dehydrogenase family protein has protein sequence MAREKDNPGLQAYDLSSYTGLRGKNFYKVDRTIQRIVERYSEGYTPEHKKAMISHLEGYGELVGGKLDELTEACHKEGKYGEIEHYDRTGKRIDAIRYSPEQLESRKLSYEYGIVNLDFHTSWKHPFTFLHRYALTYLNNLNGEGGVACPLAMTEGMIFALKEIGTEAQKKKYLPLVAGEKSSSHFMAGQYVTERVGGSNVQANRTVAKKLENGKWLLNGEKWFCSNPGDLWVTTARVEGTNTIGLFLVPRLKDNGELNGHHILRKKDIIGSRGKVTTEIVYEDLEAEELGRTTHGLANLVKYVISISRIHVAVGACGNAKRAVMEAAEYARFRTAYGKKIQDFSAYTKQLSEIAVLQAAMAFSVFRFFSYVDKGIEAEAILAPLLKYKSSLQASHVTREAMICLGGNGIIGDFSPVPRLHNDSIINETWEGTHLIITGHFLQAMNRKRKYTSFLNEIENNVDKAREIPFLHYPCSTFETKLVELKDLMEEPKDWKEANRTYLAELAYEVFALSELLEQAAFDNKADSVYTDLAHAFAEICAFGLVGKRKRNSIFLNHEKMQRIIEL, from the coding sequence ATGGCAAGAGAAAAAGATAATCCGGGTTTACAGGCCTATGATCTGAGTTCTTATACCGGACTCAGGGGAAAGAATTTTTATAAAGTGGACAGGACAATTCAGAGAATCGTAGAACGTTATTCGGAAGGCTACACTCCCGAACATAAAAAGGCTATGATTTCCCATCTTGAAGGTTATGGAGAACTGGTAGGTGGAAAGCTTGATGAATTAACAGAAGCCTGTCATAAAGAAGGTAAATACGGCGAGATTGAACATTATGATAGAACCGGTAAACGAATTGATGCAATTCGCTATTCTCCGGAACAATTAGAATCACGTAAACTTTCTTATGAATACGGGATAGTTAATTTGGACTTTCATACATCCTGGAAACATCCTTTTACATTTTTACATCGTTATGCTTTGACTTATCTCAATAACCTGAATGGAGAAGGAGGAGTTGCCTGTCCCCTGGCTATGACAGAAGGGATGATTTTCGCTTTAAAGGAAATCGGCACGGAAGCACAAAAAAAGAAATATCTTCCTCTGGTTGCGGGAGAGAAAAGTTCTTCTCACTTTATGGCAGGACAATACGTTACGGAACGGGTAGGGGGAAGTAATGTTCAGGCCAATCGAACTGTAGCTAAAAAGTTAGAGAATGGTAAATGGCTTTTGAATGGAGAAAAATGGTTTTGTTCAAATCCCGGTGATCTCTGGGTAACTACAGCCAGAGTAGAAGGAACCAATACGATTGGTTTATTTTTAGTTCCGAGACTCAAGGACAATGGGGAACTTAACGGTCATCATATATTAAGAAAAAAAGATATTATTGGTTCAAGAGGAAAGGTAACTACTGAAATTGTCTATGAAGACCTGGAAGCTGAAGAATTGGGAAGAACCACCCACGGACTTGCGAATCTTGTAAAGTATGTTATCTCTATTTCCAGAATCCATGTTGCTGTTGGAGCTTGCGGGAATGCCAAACGTGCGGTGATGGAAGCAGCCGAGTATGCCAGGTTTCGCACGGCATACGGAAAGAAAATTCAGGATTTTTCCGCTTATACAAAACAATTAAGTGAAATTGCCGTTTTACAGGCAGCTATGGCTTTTTCTGTATTTCGCTTTTTTTCTTATGTCGATAAGGGGATAGAAGCAGAAGCCATATTAGCTCCTCTTTTGAAATACAAATCTTCCTTGCAGGCTTCTCACGTTACCCGTGAAGCTATGATCTGTCTCGGAGGAAATGGAATTATTGGTGACTTTTCTCCCGTTCCGAGATTACATAATGATTCTATCATAAACGAAACCTGGGAAGGCACTCACCTGATAATTACCGGACATTTCTTGCAGGCAATGAACCGAAAAAGAAAATACACTTCTTTCCTGAATGAAATAGAAAACAATGTAGATAAGGCCAGAGAGATACCTTTTCTACATTATCCTTGCTCGACTTTTGAAACGAAACTTGTGGAGTTAAAGGATCTCATGGAAGAACCTAAAGACTGGAAAGAAGCCAATCGTACTTATCTTGCTGAGCTGGCTTATGAAGTCTTTGCTCTTTCAGAACTCCTGGAACAGGCTGCTTTTGATAATAAAGCTGATTCTGTCTATACTGATTTGGCTCATGCTTTTGCGGAAATCTGTGCTTTTGGCCTTGTTGGAAAAAGAAAGAGGAATAGTATCTTTTTAAACCATGAAAAAATGCAAAGAATTATAGAACTTTAG
- a CDS encoding DUF1566 domain-containing protein, with protein MKKVFIPILAIFILNTCSLVQNDDNNKDNEKVLLLAAASMNANKGASTCSTPNYSTPTTTTSSTAQYKVPDTAQTDCFNSTSGAVTACSGTGYDADYNTVNQQSYTDNGNQTITDNVTGLMWSKSPDINGDGTVNASDKKTQTAAVSYCSDLSLGGYTDWRLPDIKTLYSLMNFTGKDPSGSTTTSTASPFIDSTKFIVGFGDTSAGERFIDGQYATTSIYNSCTNLGGGYAETMFGVNFVDGRIKGYPTSNKTYYVYCVRGNTNYGLNNFVDNNDETISDKATSLMWQKNDTKSTDFENAVSTCEKATTGGHSDWRLPNVKELQSIVDYSRSPDITNSAAIDAKFNATSFTNEGGKTDYGYYWSSTTHAAYNQDGSSYTGYAGSYVCFGRCLGYIGSVYDVHGAGAQRSNYKQDVSLTLGASSAKDTAGNTFYYHGPQGDILRNSNMVRCVRNF; from the coding sequence ATGAAAAAAGTTTTCATACCAATTTTGGCGATTTTTATTTTAAATACCTGTTCGCTCGTTCAAAATGATGACAATAATAAGGATAATGAAAAGGTTTTATTATTGGCAGCAGCTTCTATGAATGCAAATAAAGGTGCGAGTACCTGTTCTACACCTAATTATTCAACACCTACCACCACCACAAGCAGTACGGCTCAGTACAAAGTTCCGGATACTGCCCAGACGGACTGTTTTAATTCAACATCAGGGGCTGTGACTGCCTGTTCGGGTACAGGTTATGACGCTGATTATAATACTGTAAATCAGCAGAGTTATACCGATAATGGAAATCAAACGATTACGGATAATGTTACAGGTTTGATGTGGTCAAAGTCACCGGATATAAATGGAGATGGAACTGTAAATGCTTCGGATAAGAAGACACAAACCGCCGCGGTAAGCTATTGCTCCGATTTAAGCCTGGGCGGATACACAGACTGGCGTTTACCGGACATTAAAACACTTTATTCTCTCATGAACTTTACCGGTAAAGATCCCAGTGGTAGTACTACAACCAGTACAGCTTCTCCTTTTATTGACTCTACAAAGTTTATAGTTGGGTTTGGAGATACTTCAGCCGGGGAAAGGTTTATCGATGGACAATATGCGACAACCAGTATCTATAACTCTTGTACTAATTTAGGAGGTGGGTATGCTGAAACAATGTTTGGTGTAAACTTTGTAGATGGAAGAATAAAAGGTTATCCTACTTCAAATAAAACTTATTATGTTTATTGTGTAAGGGGAAATACGAATTATGGTTTAAATAACTTTGTAGACAATAATGATGAGACGATTAGTGATAAAGCAACAAGTTTAATGTGGCAAAAAAATGATACCAAATCTACTGATTTTGAAAATGCAGTTTCTACCTGTGAAAAGGCAACAACAGGAGGTCATTCAGACTGGCGTTTACCCAATGTGAAAGAATTGCAGAGTATTGTTGACTATTCCCGCTCTCCGGATATAACCAATAGTGCAGCAATTGATGCAAAATTTAATGCTACTTCCTTTACCAATGAAGGAGGGAAAACTGACTACGGTTACTACTGGTCTTCTACGACCCATGCAGCTTATAATCAGGATGGAAGTTCTTATACAGGTTATGCCGGTAGTTACGTTTGTTTTGGACGTTGCCTGGGCTATATAGGTTCTGTGTATGATGTTCACGGTGCCGGTGCTCAAAGGAGTAATTATAAGCAGGATGTATCCCTTACTCTGGGAGCCAGTTCAGCTAAGGATACGGCAGGGAACACCTTTTATTATCACGGTCCTCAGGGAGACATCTTAAGAAACTCTAATATGGTTCGTTGTGTGCGAAACTTTTAA